One window of Cryptococcus neoformans var. grubii H99 chromosome 11, complete sequence genomic DNA carries:
- a CDS encoding ATP-binding cassette transporter, with translation MIVQEFAQSVFSSVSESLVEVAKNKNKNPPPPLILRHSLFFLPLFVAISALVLLLSSVVPKTYTFIRTRFYRQSYEPLLINDEELDVETEAVEVTPAPPSMPSGGLLADFKAHVRSMKEYGSVLFGLEVLRTLCLCALLGLSIYATILAESPEKHQSVLEDGTVEDMAKHWGRKKHKKKKGKHSKSTVDDYSSLEWGEFGVSGFYLYTLVFSLLLLTLRPATRLRRHIITHLDSLLLLAFAVYAYRDIWPLFTFNLDPADINTPVTWARVAILTVSAVLIPLVRPRTYVPVDPQHPSPPGEIHPEQTSPLLFYIFFEYMTGLVWKAWKTPALPYEDLHPLADYDRAEYLYKQHMDKLDPVRRKEKGLKPRNLVLSLASVFKKEILMVSLMSAMSAIFELSGSVGINQLLDYLEKDGKGHSLRPIVWIIFLFLGPTFGSLTMQFYIFTTTRSLVRSEALLTQLLFDHALRLRMKDQVDDDREKEVDNMVNGEGSVPLITVEDVEEVIDHAPGAPEEFQDRFENEAGEESTARGSGKRKSAPQSTDATEVGSANGSDKDAAVDRKAAADEEARKSKGQGLAGKINVLMAADIESVIEGRDLALIFVYTPVQFVLCVVLLYRILSWSSLIGMLTMFITLPLPGLLTKLNAQFQQKRMLATDSRIDTITESINALRIIKMFGWEDRIKERVAAKREEELTLIWRRRLMNLFTTLLNTVLPVLTMTVTFAVYTIFQKQQLTAAKVFTSMTVFELVKGQLGMCFYLINSVVTAWVSVRRLDKFLHESEMIDEYSEGKLATIKPSEQLEAEQEGLIRIHDATFTWDSQPDTSGEIPFRLRIEDTTFKKGKINLITGPTGSGKSSFLKALIGELHFEQKQGAFYHLPREDGVSYAAQESWCTSDSVRDNILFGEPFEESRYWKVISACGLEPDLKLFDDGDLTEVGEKGITLSGGQKARLTLARAIYSKTAVVLLDDIFSALDTLTSRWIIDNLLSGDLVKDRTVLLITHHIHLAAPVADFIITLNEDGSVRSQGSINEGVLDDSELQEAEEAEEQEIKEAEQGEKKVEEKPTTKLIQAEEKSEGRISRKALFAFFRTFGGPVFWFLYFGLLVGGQAMSSFETYWLGHWARAYEQVGDPRKVSVTFYLGLYFVFVLIGLVQLAASAILFYMGAVKASREVHKRLVNTIFGAYMRFLDSTPVGRIISRFTKDMKSVDGAFTETFANVADVTVGLALKIIVVISLVPLFSLPAVFIGCLGGVLGEMYIHGQLSVKREMSNAKSPLFSHFSAAFNGIVSIRAYGAQQKVRAEAQRRADKYTRAATAFYNLNRWVTIRLDMLGGLFAASLAAFLVYGPRLDASTSGFALSQAISFSSMILWWVRMVNEMEVQGNSVERIQDYLVIPQEPAFEESKQPPAAWPTSGEIVLDHLSAKYSTDGPLVLDNLDLTIKSGEKIGIVGRTGSGKSTLALALLRMLPTTGKVLIDGVDTGKINLHALRSNVTIIPQDPILLSGSLRFNLDPFGEHDDYELNDALQQSGLGASRQPGNGGAVTPQRLTLDTHISAGGGNLSQGQRQLVALARALVRNSKVLILDEATASVDFDTDTLIQKSIRDLPSSCTVLTVAHRLSTIMDYDRVLVLGAGKMLEFDAPETLKKNSDSYFGKLCQAMEGKNSDDY, from the exons ATGATTGTGCAAGAATTTGCACAGTCCGTCTTCTCATCTGTCTCAGAGTCTCTCGTAGAGGTTGcaaagaacaagaacaaaaaTCC CCCACCGCCATTGATCTTGCGGCATAGTTTAttttttctccctctttttgTGGCAATCTCAGCGCTTGtactccttctctcttcggTCGTCCCCAAAACGTACACCTTTATTCGCACAAGATTCTACAGACAATCTTATGAACCTTTGCTCATCAATGATGAAGAACTAGATGTTGAAACGGAAGCTGTAGAAGTGACTCCGGCGCCCCCTTCTATGCCTTCCGGCGGTCTTCTCGCCGACTTCAAAGCACACGTTAGATCTATGAAAGAGTATGGTTCTGTCCTGTTCGGTCTGGAGGTTTTGCGAACCTTATGTCTGTGTGCCCTTTTGGGCCTCAGTATATATGCCACAATCTTGGCCGAATCACCAGAGAAACATCAGAGTGTATTAGAAGACGGAACTGTCGAAGATATGGCCAAGCATTGGGGCAGGAAAAAgcacaagaagaagaagggcaagcaCTCCAAGTCTACTGTAGATGATTACTCTAGTTTGGAATGGGGAGAGTTTGGTGTTTCCGGATTCTAT CTCTATACTCTTGTCTTCTCTTTACTTCTGCTGACGCTACGCCCGGCAACCCGTCTTAGAAGACATATTATTACCCATCTTgattctcttctcttgcttGCTTTCGCTGTGTATGCCTATCGTGACATTTGGCCACTTTTCACCTTCAACCTCGACCCTGCGGACATCAACACTCCTGTCACTTGGGCTCGTGTTGCTATTCTCACAGTGTCAGCAGTGCTCATCCCTCTTGTGCGACCGAGAACTTATGTCCCTGTTGATCCCCAGCACCCTTCGCCCCCGGGGGAGATCCATCCTGAGCAGACTTCCCCCTTGCTGTTCTACATATTCTTTGAATACATGACGGGGCTAGTCTGGAAAGCTTGGAAAACACCAGCGCTTCCTTATGAAGATTTACATCCTTTGGCTGATTATGACCGGGCGGAGTATCTGTACAAG CAACATATGGATAAGCTTGATCCTGTTCGacgaaaggaaaaaggtcTCAAGCCTCGAAACTTAGTTCTCAGTCTGGCGTCAGTGTTTAAGAAGGAAATCCTGATGGTTTCTCTCATGTCAGCTATGTCCGCAATCTTTGAACTCTCTGGATCTGTTGGTATCAACCAGTTGCTTGACTACTTGGAAAAGGACGGCAAAGGTCATAGTCTTCGTCCAATCGTTTGGAtcattttcctcttcctcgggCCCACCTTCGGCTCCCTCACCATGCAGTTCTACATTTTCACTACCACTAGGTCCCTCGTGCGGAGCGAGGCTCTTCTTACCCAGTTACTCTTCGATCATGCCCTTCGACTGAGAATGAAAGACCaggtggatgatgatcgggagaaagaagtGGATAACATGGTGAATGGCGAAGGATCAGTCCCTTTGATCACggtggaagatgtggaagaagttATCGATCATGCTCCTGGAGCTCCTGAAGAATTCCAGGATAGGTTCGAGAACGAGGCGGGGGAGGAAAGTACTGCGCGAGGTAGTGGTAAGCGAAAATCGGCTCCTCAGTCGACCGATGCTACAGAAGTTGGTAGTGCCAACGGTTCTGATAAAGACGCGGCTGTCGATAGGAAAGCTGCTGccgatgaagaagcaaggaagagcaagggTCAAGGGTTGGCGGGAAAGATCAATGTGCTTATGGCTGCGGATATCGAGTCAGTCATTGAAG GACGTGACCTTGCCTTAATTTTCGTTTACACCCCTGTCCAGTTTGTCCTTTGTGTCGTCCTGCTCTATCGCATCCTTAGCTGGA GTTCTCTCATTGGGATGTTGACCATGTTCatcactcttcctctgcccgGTCTACTTACTAAACTCAATGCCCAATTCCAACAGAAACGAATGCTCGCGACAGATTCCCGTATCGATACAATTACTGAGTCTATCAACGCCCTGAGAATCATCAAGATGTTCGGTTGGGAAGACAGAATCAAAGAACGTGTCGCTGCtaagagggaagaagaattgaCCTTAATATGGCGAAGGCGATTGATGAACCT TTTCACCACCCTTTTGAACACTGTATTGCCTGTTCTTACTATGACCGTTACCTTTGCCGTTTACACCATTTTCCAGAAGCAACAGTTGACAGCTGCAAAAG TGTTTACCAGTATGACGGTGTTCGAACTAGTAAAGGGTCAATTGGGAATG TGTTTCTATCTCATCAACTCTGTCGTCACTGCTTGGGTGTCCGTTCGCCGTTTGGACAAGTTCCTGCATGAG AGtgagatgattgatgaaTACTCTGAGGGCAAGCTGGCAACCATCAAGCCTTCAGAGCAGTTAGAAGCGGAGCAGGAAGGGCTTATCCGAATTCACGACGCCACGTTCACTTGGGATAGTCAACCCGATACCTCCGGCGAGATTCCTTTCAGGTTGAGGATTGAAGACACGACTTttaagaagggcaagatcAATTTGATCACTGGGCCTACAGGTAGTGGCAAGAGCTCATTCTTGAAG GCTTTGATTGGAGAACTTCATTTCGAACAGAAGCAGGGCGCCTTTTATCACCTTCCGCGTGAGGACGGGGTGTCGTACGCCGCTCAGGAAAGTTGGTGTACCTCTGACTCTGTTCGGGACAACATCCTTTTCGGCGAACCTTTCGAGGAATCCAGGTACTGGAAGGTTATCAGCGCTTGTGGTCTTGAGCCTGACTTGAAGCTGTTCGATGATGGCGACTTAACAGAGGTTGGCGAGAAAGGCATTACCCTCAGTGGTGGTCAAAAAGCGAGGCTCACTTTGGCTAGGGCGATCTATTCCAAGACTGCAGTCGTTTTGCTTGATG ACATTTTCTCTGCACTGGATACCCTCACATCAAGGTGGATCATCGACAATCTTTTGAGTGGTGACCTCGTCAAGGACAGGACTGTCTTGCTTATC ACTCATCACATTCACCTTGCTGCTCCGGTGGCCGACTTCATCATCACGCTCAATGAAGACGGCAGTGTTCGCAGCCAGGGCTCTATCAACGAGGGTGTTCTGGACGACAGCGAACTTCAAGAAGccgaagaggcagaggaacAGGAGATCAAAGAGGCCGAGcaaggggagaagaaggttgaagagaagCCTACCACTAAGCTCATCCAGgctgaagaaaagagcgaaggaagaatttCCAGGAAAGCATTATTCGCATTCTTCAG AACATTCGGTGGTCCCGTCTTCTGGTTCCTCTACTTTGGTCTTCTTGTCGGTGGCCAGGCCATGTCGTCCTTTGAAACATACTGGCTGGGTCATTGGGCTCGAGCTTACGAACAAGTAGGGGATCCCAGAAAAGTCTCTGTGACCTTTTATTTGGGTTTATACTTTGTCTTTGTCCTCATCGGTCTCGTGCAGCTTGCAGCTTCAGCGATTCTTTTCTATATGGGTGCTGTGAAAGCGTCGCGAGAGGTTCACAAACGTTTGGTAAACACAATATTTGGTGCCTATATGAGGTTTTTGGATTCGACTCCGGTTGGAAGGATTATCAGTCGATTCACTAAGGATATGAAGTCCGTCGACGGCGCTTTTACCGAA ACTTTTGCCAACGTTGCCGACGTGACTGTTGGATTGGCACTGAAGATTATTGTTGTCATTTCGCTTGTCCCATTGTTCTCTCTTCCCGCGGTC TTCATTGGTTGTCTAGGTGGTGTTTTGGGTGAGATGTACATCCATGGCCAACTCAGCGTGAAG CGAGAGATGTCTAATGCCAAGAGCCCCTTGTTCTCGCATTTCTCTGCCGCCTTTAATGGTATCGTATCCATCAGAGCTTACGGGGCCCAGCAGAAAGTCAGAGCGGAAGCGCAGAGGAGGGCTGACAAGTATACTAGAGCAGCAACTGCT TT TTACAATCTTAATCGTTGGGTAACCATTCGACTTGACATGCTTGGGGGCTTGTTCGCAGCTTCACTCGCTGCCTTTTTGGTATATGGTCCTAGACTCGATGCTTCTACCTCTGGCTTCGCTCTTTCTCAGGCCATTTCGTTCTCATCCATGATTCTT TGGTGGGTCAGAATGGTCAACGAGATGGAAGTCCAAGGAAACTCTGTCGAG CGTATTCAAGATTATTTAGTCATCCCACAAGAGCCCGCTTTTGAAGAGTCCAAGCAACCTCCTGCCGCTTGGCCTACATCCGGAGAGATTGTTCTTGATCACCTTTCTGCCAAATACTCTACTGATGGACCGCTCGTTCTTGACAATCTTGACCTTACGATCAAAAGCGGCGAGAAGATCGGCATCGTGGGAAGGACTGGTAGTGGCAAATCGACCCTTGCCTTAGCTTTGTTGCGGATGTTACCCACAACTGGAAAGGTTTTGATCGATGGGGTCGACACGGGAAAGATCAACCTGCATGCGTTAAGGTCAAATGTGACCATCATCCCTCAGGACCCT ATCCTGCTTTCAGGCAGCCTCCGTTTCAATCTCGATCCCTTTGGCGAACATGACGATTACGAGCTCAACGATGCCCTTCAACAATCTGGTCTTGGTGCTAGCCGCCAACCTGGTAATGGTGGTGCGGTTACGCCTCAGCGATTAACCCTCGACACCCATATTTCcgctggtggtggtaaCTTGAGTCAAGGTCAGAGGCAGCTTGTGGCGTTGGCGAGAGCTCTGGTGAGAAATAGCAAGGTCCTTATTCTTGATGAG GCCACAGCCTCAGTTGACTTTGACACGGACACACTAATTCAAAAGTCTATTCGCGACCTGCCTTCCTCGTGCACTGTCCTTACAGTCGCCCACCGGCTTTCAACAATCATGGACTATGACCGAGTCCTCGTCTTAGGAGCCGGAAAAATGTTGGAATTTGACGCGCCAGAGACATTGAAAAAGAATAGCGATAGCTACTTTGGAAAGTTGTGTCAGGCgatggaggggaagaatAGCGACGATTATTGA
- a CDS encoding glutamate dehydrogenase (NADP): MSNYPSEPEFQQAVAEITQTLEPFLAKNPEYRRALDVVQIPERVLQFRVTWERDDGTVAINRGYRVQFNSALGPYKGGLRLHPTVNLSILKFLGFEQIFKNALTGLMMGGGKGGSDFDPKGKTDSEIRRFCYAFMQELSRHIGTDTDVPAGDIGTGGREIGFMFGAYKKYRNENAGILTGKGADWGGSHIRPEATGYGLIYYVTEMLRDLDNTDWKGKRVLISGAGNVAQYAALKVIELGGTVLSLSDSTGALIATGEEGFTPEEIMDIADIKLQRKSLTAFATGSKFQWHEGKRPWTLVSNADVALPSASQNELNEEEARALIKAGVRYVAEGSNMGCTLDAIKVFEESRTAAKNATDAGVCFYAPGKAANCGGVAVSGLEMAQNSQRLKWTHEEVDAKLKAIMINCYQTCWETGKQYAEAGVVPSLVAGANIAGFVKVANAMREQGDWW; this comes from the exons ATGTCCAACTACCCCTCTGAGCCCGAATTCCAACAG GCCGTCGCCGAGATCACCCAGACTCTTGAGCCT TTCCTCGCCAAGAACCCCGAGTACCGACGAGCCCTCGACGTTGTTCAGATCCCCGAGCGAGTCCTCCAGTTCCGAGTTACATGGGAGCGTGACGACGGTACCGTCGCCATCAACAGAGGTTACCGAGTCCAA TTCAACTCTGCTCTTGGTCCTTACAAGGGTGGTCTCCGTCTCCATCCCACCGTCAACCTCTCTATCCTCAAGTT CCTTGGTTTCGAGCAGATTTTCAAGAACGCTCTCACAGGTCTCATGATGGGCGGTGGTAAGGGTGGTTCCGACTTTGACCCCAAGGGCAAGACCGACAGCGAGATCCGAAGATTCTGCTATGCCTTCATGCAGGAACTCTCTCGACACATCGGTACCGACACTGATGTCCCTGCTGGTGACATTGGTACTGGTGGACGTGAGATTGGCTTCATGTTCGGTGCCTATAAGAAGTACAGGAACGAGAACGCTGGTATCCTTACCGGTAAGGGTGCTGACTGGGGAGGTTCTCACATCCGTCCCGAGGCCACTGG TTACGGTCTCATCTATTACGTCACTGAAATGCTCCGTGACCTCGATAACACCGACTGGAAAGGCAAGCGAGTCCTTATCTCCGGTGCCGGTAACGTAGCCCAATACGCTGCTCTCAAAGTTATTGAGCTCGGTGGCACtgtcctctctctctccgaTTCCACAGGTGCTCTCATCGCCACTGGGGAAGAGGGCTTCACCCCTGAGGAGATCATGGACATTGCCGACATCAAGCTCCAGCGAAAGAGCTTGACTGCCTTCGCCACTGGCTCCAAATTCCAATGGCACGAAGGCAAGAGGCCCTGGACCCTTGTCAGCAACGCCGATGtcgctcttccttctgcttcccAGAATGAGCTTaacgaggaggaggctaGGGCCCTCATCAAGGCCGGTGTTCGATACGTTGCTGAAGGCTCCAACAT GGGCTGTACACTTGACGCCATTAAGGTCTTCGAAGAGTCCCGAACTGCGGCCAAGAACGCTACCGACGCCGGTGTCTGCTTCTACGCCCCTGGTAAGGCTGCCAACTGTGGTGGTGTTGCCGTTTCCGGTCTTGAAATGGCCCAGAACTCCCAGCGT CTCAAGTGGACTCACGAGGAGGTCGACGCCAAGCTCAAGGCCATCATGATCAACTGTTACCAGACCTGTTGGGAGACTGGCAAGCAATACGCTGAGGCTGGTGTTGTTCCTTCCTTGGTCGCCGGTGCCAACATCGCTGGTTTCGTCAAGGTTGCCAACGCTATGCGCGAACAGGGTGACTGGTGGTAA